The proteins below are encoded in one region of Salvia hispanica cultivar TCC Black 2014 unplaced genomic scaffold, UniMelb_Shisp_WGS_1.0 HiC_scaffold_545, whole genome shotgun sequence:
- the LOC125199535 gene encoding ethylene-responsive transcription factor 14-like, with protein MYRGVRRRSDKYRAQIKGLEEKGKQSHLGTFDTAEEAAMAYDYAARSSAEWLLTNIPAPKALSRNTPRPSRGGYNYGGGGCNAATSKATTDRWITGKTLGFGQVEHPQWAELPPLPQDLTSTSAVEYGGQYMPPPGPAVATPAAEGMGMGMDGSECLVV; from the exons ATGTATCGGGGCGTGCGGAGAAGGTCAGACAAGTATAGAGCGCAGATAAAAGGGTTGGAGGAGAAGGGTAAGCAGAGTCACCTTGGGACCTTCGACACGGCCGAGGAAGCCGCCATGGCCTACGACTATGCAGCCCGCTCCTCC GCAGAGTGGCTCCTCACCAACATCCCTGCCCCGAAAGCTCTCAGCCGGAACACCCCCCGCCCCAGCCGCGGTGGATACAACTatggcggcggcggctgcAATGCGGCCACCAGCAAGGCTACTACGGACAGGTGGATTACGGGCAAAACTCTGGGGTTTGGGCAGGTGGAGCACCCGCAATGGGCTGAGCTGCCACCGCTGCCGCAGGACCTCACGAGCACCTCGGCGGTGGAATACGGAGGCCAGTATATGCCGCCTCCGGGGCCGGCAGTAGCTACTCCGGCGGCGGAGGGTATGGGTATGGGTATGGATGGTAGTGAGTGTTTGGTGGTTTAG